The Bradyrhizobium sp. CCBAU 051011 DNA segment TGCCAGCGTTAGTTACCTTCGGGCGAGTCCTGTTCGCCGTGCTCTTCATGTACACGGGAGCGACCAAGCTTTTCGCGATTCAAGCGACGGCGGACTTCATCGCATCCAAGGTAGCCATTCCGACGGTGCTTGTGCCCTATACCTCGCAGCTCGAAACCATGACCGGCGTGCCGATGCCGCAATTGCTGGCGATGGGCGTCGGCGGCTTCGAGATCCTCGCCGGGCTGATGATCGCAGTCAATTTCGGCGCACGCTTCTTCGCGATCCTGCTGATCTTCTTCGTGATCGCCACGACGTTCTACTTCCATGATTTCTGGAATCAGCCGGCGCCCGAAAATGCCAAGACGCTGATCGAAGCCCTGAAAAACCTGTCGATCATCGGTGCCCTGTTCATGATCGCGGGCTACGGCAAGGGTCCGCGGCCGAATGAGCCGGCCTACGGGGACATCTGAGCCGAGATCAAAAATTCCGGATCGCCACCCGTGAACCGTCGAGCGTCGCGGCCGCATTTTGCGGCGGCGCGACGTACTCGATCTGCGCGGTGCGTGCCGCTATCCGGCGCGCCTGCAGCCAATTCGGGAACCACATCGCGATCGCGGGAAAGATCAGCACCAACGCCACGCAAGCGACCTGCAGCACCATGAAGTCGGCCATGCCACGGTAAATCAGCCGCAGATTCCATTCCTTGACGACCTGCTTGAGATAATAGGCCGACATCGCGACCGGCGGTGACAGGAAGGCGGTCTGCAGCACGACCGCGACGATGCAGCCGAACCAGACCATGTCGTAGCCGAGGCCCTTCGCCACCGGTGCCAGCATCGGCAGGAAAATGAAAACGATGGCGGGCCATTCGAACGGCCAGCCAAGCAGGAATATCAGGGTCAGGAGCAGGGACATCGTGCCCCAGGCAGGCAACGGCGAGGCCAGCAAGGCCTTGGTCATCCAGGTCGCGGTGCCGAGCCATGAGAAGACGGCGCCGAATACGTTGGAGGCGACGGCAAGCAACAGCACCATGCTGGTCGTTGCCAGTGTGGCATAGCAGGCATCCAGCAGCCCGCGCCATGTGAACCGGCCGTAGGCAATGACGAGGAGGATCGCCCCCAGTGCGCCGACCGCCGCTGCTTCCGCGGCGGTCGTGATACCGGCGAGGATGGCGCCGAGGGTCAGAATCGTCAGGACGGTCACCGGCACGAGGCCGACCAAGCACTCCCACAGCACGATCCGCACCGAATCCGGCCGGTCCTCGACAGGCACCGGCGGGCCGAGCTTCGGATTGAAATAACAACGGATCAAGGTATAGGCGATGAACATCGCGGACAGCAGGAAGCCCGGACCGAACGCGGCCGCATAGAGATCGATGATCGAGATATCGAGCACGGGCGCCATCACAACCAGCATCACCGACGGCGGGATCAAGATACCCAGCGTGCCGCCGGCCGCAATGGCGCCGGCCGACATCCGCACATCGTAGCCCGCGCGGATCATCATCGGCCCCGCCATGATGCCGAGCAGCGCGACCGTTGCGCCGACGGTCCCCGCAGCGATCCCGAACAGCGTCGCCGTGAGGATGACAACCACATAGAGCGCGCCATTGAGCGGCGCAAACAGGTCGCGGAACGCTTTGAACAGCCGTTCCATCAGTCCGGCCTGGTCGCAGACAAATCCCATCAGGATGAACATCGGCACCGCGACAAGTTCGTCCTGCTTCATGAGGCCGATGGTCTGCAGGTAGGCGAGATTGAACACGCGCTCGCCCATGCCGACATAGCCGAACGACAGCGCCAGGAACAGCAGCGTGAAGCTGATCGGCAGGCCGATGAAGATCGCCCCCAGCATCACGAGGAGCATGACAACTCCGAGCAGTTCGACTCCGGTCATATCTCGATCTTTTCCTTGTGCTCGAACTCGCGTCCGAATTGGACCTGGTACCAGCACTTAAGTACCTCGGACACGCCCTGGATCATGAGAAGGAGGGCTGCCAGCGGGACCGTGGCCCGGAAGGGCCACATGATCGCGCGCCAAACGCTTTCCTGCGACCGTTCACCGGTGTCATAGGAGTGCAAGGCATCGTCATAGCTGATCAGCATGAACGTGATCATGGCCGGATAGAAAAACAACAGATAGGAGACGAGGTCGACGATACCCTTCTTCCGCTCCGAGTAATTCTCCCAATAGATGTCGGTGCGAACATGCGCGCCCTTCAACAGCGCGTATCCAGATCCGAGCATGAAGGCCGCGCCGTTGACCATGAAGCTGGATTCGTAGACCCAAACTGTTGGCGCGCCGAACCCATAGCGCATGACGACCTCGTAGGAGATCGTCACCACCAGAAACAACATCGACATGGCAATGAGTTTGCCGGTCACATCCGTAAAGCCATCGATCGCCCGAATGATCGAGTAAAAAGCGCGCGGGAATTCGCCGCCCGGATTGCTGGCGACCGAAGCACTGCTGGTGTCCGCGGACATGATCGCTCCTCTTCAGACAGTGCTGGCGTCCGGCGGTTCGGACGCCAGCAGCTTCGCTAGCTGCGAAGAGAGATCACTTCTTGGTCAGGTAGATCTTGTTCTTCCAGTAGTACTCGCCGGCGAAACTGTACGGCGGGAACCAGGAGAGCTTGAACGGCACGATCTGCTCCGCATAGGCCTTCTGGCTGTCGATCACCTTCCGGTAGAAGGGATTCTTTGCCGCGTGCTCGGCCTGAATCTTCTCCCACTCGTCGAGGAAGTTCTTCAGGACTTCGTCGGGCGTGCGATGCATCTGGACGCCTGCCTTGAGCAGTTCCTGGCAAGCGTGCGCCGTTTCGCGGTTGAAGGCGAAGTTGCGCTGCGTCGTTGCATAGACACTCGCCACCTTGATGATTTCCTGCAAGTCGGGCGTGAGCTTCTTCCAGACATCGCCGTTGATCATCAACTGGCCGCCGGTGACGGGCTCATGCATGCCCGGCGTGTAGTAGTGCTTGGCGACCTGGTGCAGACCGAGCTTCTTGTCCTCTTCGCAGTTGATCCATTCGGCGCCTTCGATCACGCCGCGCTCCATTGCGGGCACGATCTCGCCGCCGGGAATGGTGACAACCGAGACGCCGAGCCGGCCGTAGGTTTCCGCACCGATGCCGTAGATGCGGTACTTCAAGCCCTTGAGGTCGGCCAGGCTGTTGATCTCTTTCTTGAACCAGCCCATTCCCTGCGGGTAATCGGTCGGGATCGGGAAACCGACAACATTCAGCTTGAGGACGTCCTTGTAGAACTCATCGAGCAGCTTCATGCCGCCGCCGTCATAATACCAGGCCCAGTAGTCCGAGCCGTCCATGCCGTACAGCGGACCATGCGACATCGGTATCGTCGCGGTGTTGCGACCGAGAATGTAGCCGAAAGGCCCCATGCCGACATCGAGCACGTTCTTGGAGGTGGCGTCGAACACCTCGAACGGAGGCACGATCGCGCCCGCCGGAAGCGTCTCGATCTTGAGACGTCCGGCCGTCATCTTTTCGACGGTCTCCGCCCACAATTTGAAGATGAGATGGAAGTTCGAGGATGCGGGGTGGGTCGACTGACCCTTCAGTACTAGCGGCTTTTCAGTAGTTTGAGCATGAGCCGGCTCAGCCAAAACGGTGACCAATCCAAGAGTCACCGTTGCAAGCATAGTTGAAGCGTACCTCAACATGTTGTGGTCCTCCCGATGATGATAAGTGTTTTTTTCTTTTCAGGGTGGAACCGCGCTCGCGTACTGTCAAGCGATCTCTGGCCGAGGCTGGCTTCGGCGAGGCTGATTGTACGAAAGAATGACGCCTAGGCGCCGCGCCGCCACGGCGTGACGGTCACTTCATGGGCGGCGTCGAGCATCTGGGGCTCGCCGGCACGTAAGCCATGCGCGGCCAGGATATCCTGCGGCGAACGGGCTGGCACGCCTGGGAAGCATGGCTCGCCACCGGGCAGGCGGACATGCGGCGCGGTCGACAGCCAGAACTCGTCGTAGCAGTCCATGAACATGCCGAACACGCCGGGGCCGCCGATCACGGCGACGGTGCCGGTATCCACGCCGGCATGCTGGCAGGCGGCTTCGAAGGACGCGCCCGCGGGATTCCACAGCGTCGCTTTCGGATTGGACGGATCGGGCGCGACCGCAGCTACCGTCCGCGTCAGGATGACCCGTTTGCGCCCCGGCGAATTTGGCTGGTCTTCGTAGGAATTGCGCCCGTGCAGGATCAGGTCGGCGCGGTCGAGGGCGGCGGTGAAAAACGCCTTGTCGCCCTCGAACTTCAATTCGTCAGGCATGACGTTGCGCGCATCCGCCAGCATGCCGTCGGCGGAAACGATGACATAGCCTTCGATGCGCAGCGCCACCTGTGCGTCGCGCCGCTTTTATTCCGAGACCGTCTGCACGACGCTGGAAACCGGGCGCGAGCTCACGGTCGGCAGCTTCAGGTCCTTGACGATCTCTTCGTCATATTGCGCGATGGTCTGCACCGGCGTCTTGGCCCGCATCGCGACCACCTTGTAGCCGCCGGCCTTCAGCTTCTTCAGAAGTTCGGGCAGGGCTTCGGCGGTGTGTTTCTGGAAGTCGTGCATCAGGATAATGCCCTTGCCGTTTTTCTCGACCTTGCGCATCACGTTGTCGATGATCGTCTGCGCCTTGCTCGCCTTGAAGTCGAAGGAATCGAGGTCGCAGGAGAAGATCCCGATGTTGCGCTCGCCGAGATAGGTGACCATTTCCGGCGGGTGCTGCAGCGCGGGGAAGCGGAAGAACGGCGCCGGCGCCTTGCCGCCGAGCGCCCATTTCACGGCGCTGAAGCCCTTTTCGATTTCCTCCTTGCGCTGCTGATCCGTCAGCTTCTTGTTGACGAGCGCGGCATGCGACCAGGTGTGCGACCCGATCGAATGGCCGCCCGCCATCACCTGCTTGAGGATCTCAGGATAATAGGTGGCGTGCTTGCCGATCGGGAAGAAGATGCCGGTGGTGCATTCCTCCGCGAGCGTCTTCAGCACCGCAGGCGTATTCACCGGCCACGGGCCGTCATCGAAGGTCAGCACCACCTCCTTGTCGCGCAGGAAGTCGAGCTCCTTGAAATGCTCGAAGCCAAAGCCTGGACCGCCCGTGGTGTCGATCTCGACGGTACGGCCGATGCCGAGCGCGTTCGGATTGTTGCAGGGCGGACGGGTCGAGACCGGTGCTGGCGGCGGGGCGGGGGCTGGCGCCGCCGCGGGAGTGGCCTGGGGAGCCGCCGTCGCGCCCTTGGTGGGTATCGCCTGCGACCACGCCGCGCTTGATGCCAACAGCGAAACCGCGCCTGCAAAGATCATCCCTGCCGCAACACGCATCTTGTTTTCCTTAAATTTGAATCCCGCACCCGGTCGCGGCGCTTCGGCCGTCCGGTCTGCCTCCATTCCCCGAAGCAGATAGTAGCCTAGTTGGAGTGCTCGCGCCAACGCAACCGTTGCGATCACGCGCAGCGAATTTGTCCCCGAGCCGGTTAATTCAGGAAGCGGCCAGTGCCCGAGCGATAGCGGTTTTTACCCGTGTATCCACGGGGTCGACGGATTCCGGGAAGACCTCGGCGATGTAGCCGTCGCGGCCGATCAGGTATTTATGGAAGTTCCAGCGTGGAACATCCTTCGGCCGCGCCTCTGCCGCCCATTTGTAGAACGGATGCGCGTTAGGTCCCTTGACGACGGCCTTCGCGGCGATCGGGAAGGAGACGTGGTGATTTTGCGTGGTCGCGGTGATTTCGGTCGCGCCGCCCGGCTCCTGGCCGCCGAAATCGTTGGACGGAATGCCGACGATCATCAGGCCGCGGCCGCCGAATTCGGTCCACAATTCCTGCAAGCCACCATATTGCGGCGTGTAACCGCAGAGCGAAGCGGTGTTGACGATCAGGATCGGCCGGCCGGCAAATTCCGAAAGCCTGATATCGCCGCCGGAAAGTCCCGGAAACGAAAACGCGTAGGCCGTGATCCGGCTCATGCCGGCCTGCGCCAGGGATTGCCTGCTCGAGGCGGCGGCTGCGATCGCGGCCAGCGCCGCTGATATCACGCTCCTGCGGTCGATCATGAAACGCCTCGGCTGTGGTTCAACAGCGCAAAGCATAGCGCAACGTCCGGACGGTCGCCGCTCAACAAGCCGTTATGGCCGGATCGCGCGCAGAGGAACGATGAAATCGGTGCCTTCGCCGGTCTCGCCGCCCTGGTTGATGCTGTGATCGGACACAATGATCGAGCCGCCGGTGGTCAGGACCTCCGCGATCCGCACGAGCGCGTCCTGCGGGATCGTGATGCGGTCCAGCGCCTCGGCCGGGCTGTTCTGAGCCGGCAGCGGCTTCGCCTCGGTGGCTGAACCGCCGGCCGGCCTGCGCCGAACAGGACGTTCGTCCTCGCTGACGGGAACTGCGTTGCGGGCCGCCGGCAGCGACACCACCGACCAGCGCAGCAGGTTGGGATCGTTCTTGTCGGCCTCCGCAGTGAAGACATGCGTGCCCAGCGGCCGGTCGCCCGGCGCGATCGTTACGGGAACGTCGAACTGCGGCTTGAAGTTCTCGCGGACGTAGAGCTTGGCGTCCTTGCGGCTGACGAACACGGCGATCTGACCGGCACGCCGGGGCGCTTCGACCTTGGCAGCCTTTTCCGCACCACCGGGCAGACGCGTCGTATCTTTCTTCGCGTCAGGTGCAATGGCCTGTGCATCGGTGACCGCCTTGACGGGCTCTGTCGGCTTTTCGGTCACCTTCGATTCAGTAGCGTTGGATTCCGCCGCTTCGACCTTGGCAGGCTCCGCATTGACGATCGCGGCCGTCGGGGCCTCGCTGTTCACCTCATCGGACTTTGTTTCCGACTTCGCTTCGACTTTCGCCTCGCCGGACTTGTCCCAGGCCTCCGTGTTCGCCGTATCGCCGGCCGGCTGCGCCTTGGCTGCAGACGGTGCTGCATCGGACATGACCGCGTTCTTCGCCGCCAGCGCGCGGCTGGCATCGGCTGTATGGGTTTGTTCGCGCAACGGGGCGGTGTGGCCAACGGTGGATCTGAGATCGAGACTTGGCTCCGAGTTCGCCAGGCCGGCATTCTCCGGCTTGGTCGCGCGGCCGGCGTCCGCGCCCTTGTCGCTCTTTATCGCGGGCGCATCGAGCTTGGGGTCGTCGGCGATCAGGGGCTGCGGCACGACCTTCTGCGCCACCAGCAAGGGGTGCGCGATACTGGCCGGCGTGATCTGGCCGGGCGTGATGATGACGCGCGCGCCCATCCTCGTCCAATTCCACATCTTCACGGCAAAGGCCGTCGGCATGCGGATGCAGCCGTGCGACGCCGGATAGCCCGGCAGCACGCCGGCATGCAGCGCAACACCCGACCAGGTGATGCGTTGCATGTAAGGCATCGGTGCGCCGCTGTAGATGTTGGAGCGGTGCATCTTGTGCTTCTGGATGACGCTGAACACGCCCATCGGGGTCGAGTGACCTTTCATGCCCGTCGAAACCGGGCTTTCGGCGAACAACCCGTTGGCGTCGTAGACGCGGAGCTTCTGCTGCTCGATCGAGATCGCGATGATCAGCGGACCCTGCGGCTTGGCTTTGGATTCCTTGACGGCCGCCTCGACCTTGGCCGAAGGCCGGCGTGCCTTTGGCTTGCGCGGCTGCGCCGGCGGCATGGGCCGGTAATAGCTCGGATCGGAATCCTGCCAGTAGAAGAGGGCTGCGGCATCTGCATTGGAAGCGGCGGCGACGGCACCGGCCGCGGTCAAAATCGCTATCTGCCAAAATCGCTGTTTGGAAATCTTGCCCGCACCACTCGCACTGAAAAATCGATGCCCGTTCACGCGCATACCCTCAATCCAGCTACTCGAATCTACTGTCCTGCCAATTCATTTGTTGTCGCAGAGGCGAAAAGCGTTCACCAGCGTAAGCCTTCTAATTTCAGTGCTTTTCGCCCTAATCGTAGCAAAAAAGCCTCACATTCCGTTAAACCGCGTCGGCTCGATCTGACGCCATCCATAAGGCGGTACTTGGGCCTGTACTTGGGCCCACCAATCTTCCCGTGGCCTTCCTGTGTGACATTCCGGCACTACATAGGCGATGAGCCCTTCATCGGAGATATCAATGACATCCAAGGCCGTCGTTACGTGTGACAAGAAGTGGAAGATTCTGGCCTTGGTGGTAGTGGTGCTGGCGTTGTGGCAGGCCGGCCCGGCCTTTGCCGCTGATGAGCCCGATCTGATTTTTCGCCGGTCGACGGTGTTCAAATGGCTGAGCCCGAACGACAAGCTCGCAACCTACGCCGTCGACGATCCCGAGGTCGACGGGGTGGCCTGTCACTTCACGGTGCCGGAAAAGGGCGGTTTCAAGGGCTGGCTTGGCCTCGCCGAGGAGGTCTCGGATATCTCGTTGGCCTGCCGCCAGATCGGCCCCGTCAAGTTCAAGCACAAGCTGGAGCAGGGCGATGACATGTTTCGCCAGCGCCGCTCGCTGTTCTTCAAGAAGATGCAGATCGTTCGCGGCTGCGACGCCAAGCGCAACGTGTTGGTCTACATGGTCTATTCGGACAGGCTGATCGAAGGTTCACCCAAGAACTCGACCTCCTCGGTGCCGATCATGCCCTGGGGGACGACCGACGCCGCGGTTCAGAAATGCGGTGAATTCATCCAGTAAGCCCCGATGGCCTCCCGCGTCCGGGATGGGGGTTTTGGGCTTACCGTTTGAGCGGATTGGAATATTGGCGGGCCTCCGGGCCGGGAACGACCTTGCGGTCGCGGCAACCGACCAGATGCACCAATTTCTGCGGCGCCGAAACATTGCCGCGGAATTCGCTGCCTTGCTGCGACATCGCACCACAAACGCTTGACGGATGCGCTGAGGCTTTTTCCTGGTGCTTCAGGGAAGGATCGATCCGCGAGTTACTCCCGGACAAATTTCCAACAACCGGCTGGCCGGGTTTGCGGGTCGGGGTGTCATTGCCAACATCGATGTTGCGATGGCCCACGACTGCTGTCCTTTGTTGAGGAGGGGTCGAAACGCACGAGCCCGCGCAAAGTTGCACGGTGTCCGGTTGAGTCGGCCGGACCGAAGCTTCGGTTCATCCGGTAAGCCTGCGAACGAGACGTTCCTCGTCCACTGGACGAGGGTCAAAGCGGTTCCAATGGCCGGCTTGCAGTGTTCAGCCGGAACATCTGAAGCGAGGGCGGCCTGGCTGAATTCATTGGGCTTTTCCCGCCATTGTTTCGTCGGGCAGCGGCGACGAAACAATTCTCCTGTGTGACGAAACCATTTTTCGTTTTCGGCGCAGAGGTCCGGAAACGGCCCGCGGCTATCCAGATTGGCAACGAGACGGCGGCGGCTAGCGGCCACCGACAACCGGAGACAGTTCAGATGCGGAACCTCAGCTTCATCCTCGCCTTTGCCTTCGTTCTGGCGGGTCCCTCGATGGCTGGTTCCTCCGATCAGGCCCTGCCGGGCGTCGGCACCTTTGCCTATAGCGGCTCGCCGGTTGCGACCACGGCCGATCAGCAGATGGTCTTGGCCGCCAAGTAAGCGTGGCGTATCCGTTGCAACGAGATCGCCGATAAAGGCCCTGCATGCTGGCACGTATCTGTTTGACCGTAATTCTGACGTCCCTCCTTCTCAGCGGTGCGGCGCAGGCTCAGGTCCAGTTTCAGCCGCCGCAGACCTCATTCCGTTCGCTCTTCAAGGTGCCTGACCCGCGCGGCGAGTTCGTGCGGCTCTGCGCGCCCCATATGGTCGGACGCTGGGCCCATCCCGAAAGCGTCTGCGGCTGCCTGCATGATTACGCCGCCGCGACCGTGGAAGATGCCGACCTGCGCGAAGCGCTGCTGCGCGGCATCAGCGAGACCGGGGTGCCGACGATCGAAACCGCATGGGTCCCGGCGTCGAAGCAAGCCCTGATCGGCCCGACCTTCACCAAGATCGCCAAGCCGACGCTGCAATGCATGTTCGAGCCGGCGACGAACCAGTAACGTCGGCGTTACTTAGTCTCCTACAATTCCCTCAGTCTCGACACGCCGACAACGCCCATTGTAAGCAACGGTCGGTCGACGATCTGTGCGGGGCCTGTCAATGCAGCCCGGACGAATCCTGCTCTCATGCGCGGTGCTTCTCGTGCTGGGCGTGCCAGCCGCCGCTGCGCCCGATGAGGACCTGTTGGGAAAGGCGGCCGGCTACCCGATCGGCTCGCGCGCCAACTGGTTTTATGACGAGCATGTCCGGGTCGGATCGTTCAGCCACCTCGACAGCATCCTGCCGCACTACACGCTGAAGAAGGCGGCTTCTCCGCGGCCGCTACGGAAAGTTTCCACCGAGCCGAAGATCGACTATCGGTTCGAACAGCAGACCTATACGCTTGACGACTTTCTCAACCATCAGCGCGTCACCGGCTTTCTGCTGATCAAGGACGGCGAACTCCTGGCCGAACGCTATCAGTACCATCGCAATGCGGACCACCGTCTCGTTTCGCATTCGATGGCGAAGTCCATTGTCAGCATTGCAGTGGGGATGGCGCTGGCCGAAAAGAAGATTGCCTCGCTCGACGACACCATCGCCCAATACGTGCCAGGGCTTGCCGGCAATCCCTATGGCGAGACGACGATCCGCAACATGCTGCGGATGGCGTCCGGCGTGCCGTTCCAGGAAATCTATGACGGCAAGGACGATCTGGCGAAATTCAACAGGATCCGCCTGACGCAGGACTCGGTCGCGGCGCTGCGCGCGTTTACGACGCGCGAGGTCGAGCAGGGGACGCGCTTTCACTATGCGTCCAACCAGACCGTTGCTCTCACGCTGTTGGTCCGCGCGGTGACTGGCACGTCGGTGAGCGAATATCTGACGACGCGCCTGTGGCAGCCGATGGGCGCGGAGGCTGATGCGACCTGGGTCAGGATCAAGGACGGCACCGAAACCGGCTCGGGGAGTTTCAATGCGGTCCTGCGCGACTATGGCCGCCTGGGCTTATTGCTGGCGAACGACGGCGCCCTGGGCGACAGGCAGATCGTGCCGAAGGATTATCTGCTCGACGCCACCGACTGGCACCGCCAGCCCGAGGCGTTCACGCCGCGCAAGGCCACGCCCTATTTCGGCTATGGCTACCAGTTCTGGCTGTTTCCGGGCGAGAAGCGGCGGTTCGCGCTGCTCGGCGTCTACGGCCAGTCGATCTTCGTCGATCCCGAGCTCAAGCTGGTGATGGTCATTACCGCGGCGGCGAAGAACGCCAGTGTCGGCAAGGAGCTGTTCGCGCGCGAGCGCGATGCGCTGTGGCGCGGGGTCGTCGCCAAATATGGCAGCTGGTAGGCTGGGCTCAACATCGAACAGATAGCACAGGGGAAAGACCATGCGATCCATCATCATCGGGCTTATCAGCATATTGCCGTTCGTTGTGTCTCCGGCTTCGGCCGCCGACGCGGCCAGTGAGGAAGCCAACAAAAAGGCAGTACTCGAATTCTACGATGCGGCGCTGAACCGGAAGGACTTTGACGCCGCCGCGAAGTATTTCGGACCGCACTATATCCAGCACAATCCGACGGCGCCTGATGGCATCGAAGGTTTCAAGACCTTCCTCGGTTTCCTCAAGGAGAAGTTTCCGGACTCCCGCAGCGAGATCAAGCGTGTCTTTGCCGACGGTGACTACGTGATCCTGCACGTCCACAGCGTACGCGAAAAGGGCACGCGCGGCCGCGCCATCGTCGACATTTTCAGGCTCGAGAACGGCAAGATCGTCGAGCACTGGGATGTTATCCAGGAAGTGCCGGAGAAGGCCGCCAACACCAACGGCATGTTCTAGCGCCTCGCGAGCGCGCCGCTATCGTTTCTTCGTCCCCAGCCGCGGAATGCACTTGCGCGTGCGCACCACGCCAGACGTCGTCATCTGCGAGCCCTGGACTTCCTTGATCTGTCCCGCCGGGCACGATCCGTCGTCGACCAGAACACGCTGGCCGAGCCTGAGGTCGACGATGTCCTGCTCGCGCGAGACCGCTTGAGCGAACGCAGGCGTGGCGAGCAACGACAGAACGAGGGCGGCGGCTTTCATCGGCGTCAAATCGGTCTTCCTCACTTGGTCTTGATCTTCAGCCCGTCGGGACCGACATTGATCTGCAGGCCCTCGGGTTCTTGCTTGGCCTTATAGAGATTGTAGCTGAGCGCGCCGACCGCGACGATCAACACGCCGATAATGAGATAGAGGACGTTGCGATTGCCAGGCATCCGCCATTTCCACCGTGACATTGATTTGAGGCATTGAGCTTAGTGACGCGGCGGCGATTCTGATAGAGCGCCGGCCGGCCGGAGCGGTCAGCTCGCGGCTTTCCGCTGTTTGCCTCGATCGGTTCCGCGGGCCTTGCGAGCTGCCTGCAACGCGGCGAGCGATGACTTCGCCAGCCGTTCGGCCGAGGCGACCAGTTGCGGCAGCTTGTGGCCGGCAAATCCCAGCACAAAGCCGGGGAGCGGCCGCGCGCGAAAATAGGTTTCCGCCAACAGCCAGCCTGCGACACCGGCATCCGCCTTTGCCTTTGCGGCAACCAGCGGATCGGTCGATGGATCGAACCGCGCGACCAGATGCAGGCCCTGCGAGGGCACCGGCACCGAGAGCATTCCCTGCGATGCCGCCGACAGGGTCGAGGCCAGCACATCGCGCGCTTCGCGGTAGATCCCGCGCACCTTGCGCAGGTTGGCCGCGAACGCGCCGGAATTGAGCATGTCCGCCACGGCGCCTTCGAGCAGCGTGCCGGGAAAGCGATCGAGCGCAGCGCGGGCGGTCGTCACCGGCCCGACCAGCCGCTCGGGCAGCGCGCAATAGCCGATGCGCAATCCGGGAAACAATGTCTTGGCAAACGTGCCCATGTAGATGACGCGCGAGAGGTGGTCGATGCCGGCGAGCGACAGCAGTGGTGCGCCGTCGTATCGAAACTCGCTGTCGTAATCGTCCTCGATCACGAAGGCGCCGGCGTCCCTGGCCCAGTCGAGCAGCTCCAGCCGCCGCGGCATCGACATCTGCACGCCCAGCGGAAACTGGTGCGACGGGGTCACGTAGGCCGCGCCCGCCGTAGCAGCGAGAGCCCGGCCCCGGGCCACGATCATGCCTGATACATCGACAGCCACGGCGACGGGACGCAGGCCGCAATGTCCGATCGCTCGTCTTGCGGCGGGATAGCCGGGGTCCTCGCACCAGATCTGATCGCCAGGCTTGAGGATCGCGCTGAGCACGATCCGCAACGCGTGCTGCGTTCCCGACGTCAGCATGATCTGGTCCGGATCGCAGCGCAGCCCGCGCGCCGACAGCAGGTGATCGGCAATCGCGGCGCGGAGTTCATGGCTGCCTCGCGGGTCTCCATAGTGAAGGTGCTCGGTGCCGAAGGCGCGCATGCGCCGGCCGGCAAACGCCCGGAAGCGCTGCAGCGCCCGCTCGTCGATATGCGTGCAGCCGAGCGCCAGCGGGCCCTGCTGCTGCAGCTCGACCGCGATCTTGGTCTTGCGTGCCTCGTTGGCTGGGGCAGGGATGCGCGCGGCGACGAAGGTGCCGGAGCCGACGGTGGCCACGGCAAAGCCATCCGCGATCAGCCGCTCATAAGCCGAGGTGACGGCGTTGCGGCGGAAACCGGTCTGTTTTGCAAGGGTGCGCGACGGCGGCAGCGGCTCGCCGGGTTTTGCGATCCCGCCCGTGATGGCGTGACACAGCGCCTGATAGAGCCGGTGCTGGGAAGAGGCGCCCGGCGTGACGTGCGCACCCGAGAGATCGAGCGCGAGCTCGGCCTTGCGTCGCGGCGGCGGCAAA contains these protein-coding regions:
- a CDS encoding glutathione peroxidase, yielding MIDRRSVISAALAAIAAAASSRQSLAQAGMSRITAYAFSFPGLSGGDIRLSEFAGRPILIVNTASLCGYTPQYGGLQELWTEFGGRGLMIVGIPSNDFGGQEPGGATEITATTQNHHVSFPIAAKAVVKGPNAHPFYKWAAEARPKDVPRWNFHKYLIGRDGYIAEVFPESVDPVDTRVKTAIARALAAS
- a CDS encoding TRAP transporter substrate-binding protein — encoded protein: MLRYASTMLATVTLGLVTVLAEPAHAQTTEKPLVLKGQSTHPASSNFHLIFKLWAETVEKMTAGRLKIETLPAGAIVPPFEVFDATSKNVLDVGMGPFGYILGRNTATIPMSHGPLYGMDGSDYWAWYYDGGGMKLLDEFYKDVLKLNVVGFPIPTDYPQGMGWFKKEINSLADLKGLKYRIYGIGAETYGRLGVSVVTIPGGEIVPAMERGVIEGAEWINCEEDKKLGLHQVAKHYYTPGMHEPVTGGQLMINGDVWKKLTPDLQEIIKVASVYATTQRNFAFNRETAHACQELLKAGVQMHRTPDEVLKNFLDEWEKIQAEHAAKNPFYRKVIDSQKAYAEQIVPFKLSWFPPYSFAGEYYWKNKIYLTKK
- a CDS encoding TRAP transporter small permease subunit: MSADTSSASVASNPGGEFPRAFYSIIRAIDGFTDVTGKLIAMSMLFLVVTISYEVVMRYGFGAPTVWVYESSFMVNGAAFMLGSGYALLKGAHVRTDIYWENYSERKKGIVDLVSYLLFFYPAMITFMLISYDDALHSYDTGERSQESVWRAIMWPFRATVPLAALLLMIQGVSEVLKCWYQVQFGREFEHKEKIEI
- a CDS encoding polysaccharide deacetylase family protein; the protein is MRVAAGMIFAGAVSLLASSAAWSQAIPTKGATAAPQATPAAAPAPAPPPAPVSTRPPCNNPNALGIGRTVEIDTTGGPGFGFEHFKELDFLRDKEVVLTFDDGPWPVNTPAVLKTLAEECTTGIFFPIGKHATYYPEILKQVMAGGHSIGSHTWSHAALVNKKLTDQQRKEEIEKGFSAVKWALGGKAPAPFFRFPALQHPPEMVTYLGERNIGIFSCDLDSFDFKASKAQTIIDNVMRKVEKNGKGIILMHDFQKHTAEALPELLKKLKAGGYKVVAMRAKTPVQTIAQYDEEIVKDLKLPTVSSRPVSSVVQTVSE
- a CDS encoding DoxX family protein, with product MPALVTFGRVLFAVLFMYTGATKLFAIQATADFIASKVAIPTVLVPYTSQLETMTGVPMPQLLAMGVGGFEILAGLMIAVNFGARFFAILLIFFVIATTFYFHDFWNQPAPENAKTLIEALKNLSIIGALFMIAGYGKGPRPNEPAYGDI
- a CDS encoding TRAP transporter large permease subunit encodes the protein MTGVELLGVVMLLVMLGAIFIGLPISFTLLFLALSFGYVGMGERVFNLAYLQTIGLMKQDELVAVPMFILMGFVCDQAGLMERLFKAFRDLFAPLNGALYVVVILTATLFGIAAGTVGATVALLGIMAGPMMIRAGYDVRMSAGAIAAGGTLGILIPPSVMLVVMAPVLDISIIDLYAAAFGPGFLLSAMFIAYTLIRCYFNPKLGPPVPVEDRPDSVRIVLWECLVGLVPVTVLTILTLGAILAGITTAAEAAAVGALGAILLVIAYGRFTWRGLLDACYATLATTSMVLLLAVASNVFGAVFSWLGTATWMTKALLASPLPAWGTMSLLLTLIFLLGWPFEWPAIVFIFLPMLAPVAKGLGYDMVWFGCIVAVVLQTAFLSPPVAMSAYYLKQVVKEWNLRLIYRGMADFMVLQVACVALVLIFPAIAMWFPNWLQARRIAARTAQIEYVAPPQNAAATLDGSRVAIRNF
- a CDS encoding dihydrofolate reductase → MLADARNVMPDELKFEGDKAFFTAALDRADLILHGRNSYEDQPNSPGRKRVILTRTVAAVAPDPSNPKATLWNPAGASFEAACQHAGVDTGTVAVIGGPGVFGMFMDCYDEFWLSTAPHVRLPGGEPCFPGVPARSPQDILAAHGLRAGEPQMLDAAHEVTVTPWRRGA